The following coding sequences lie in one Candidatus Phytoplasma solani genomic window:
- the truA gene encoding tRNA pseudouridine(38-40) synthase TruA gives MRHYFYKLILSYDGTLYHGYQKQPNTKTIQQTLEDTLKLMTNCIINTIAASRTDKGVHAQGQTLHFKTPFYIIAQQFKTTLNHLLPPDIRVKQMQIVPSTFHARYLVKSKTYHYFFAKTPLNAFNYRFQVFYANLDFAKMKLALSLIVGKHDFTSFTNEKQNKKFIKNIFHAFFKETSQQYILIIHADGFLRYMVRFLVGSLIEIGKNRLSLELFQAMLWRQTKQKATFLAPAKGLLLKKIFY, from the coding sequence TTGCGACATTATTTTTATAAATTGATTTTAAGTTATGATGGTACTCTTTATCATGGCTACCAAAAACAACCCAACACTAAGACCATTCAACAAACCTTAGAAGATACTTTAAAATTAATGACTAATTGCATAATTAATACAATTGCAGCTAGTAGAACCGATAAAGGAGTGCACGCCCAAGGTCAAACACTCCATTTTAAAACTCCTTTTTACATCATCGCTCAACAATTTAAAACAACTTTGAATCACCTTTTACCCCCAGATATTAGAGTCAAACAAATGCAAATAGTCCCTTCTACCTTTCATGCTCGTTATTTAGTCAAATCAAAAACCTATCATTATTTTTTTGCCAAAACACCCCTAAATGCTTTTAATTATCGTTTTCAAGTTTTTTATGCCAACCTTGATTTTGCTAAAATGAAACTAGCTCTCAGCTTGATTGTAGGTAAACATGATTTTACTTCTTTTACCAACGAAAAACAAAACAAAAAATTTATCAAAAATATTTTCCATGCTTTTTTCAAAGAAACTTCTCAACAATATATTTTAATCATCCATGCCGATGGTTTTCTAAGATATATGGTTCGTTTTTTGGTAGGAAGTTTAATTGAAATTGGCAAAAATAGACTGTCTTTAGAACTTTTCCAAGCTATGTTATGGCGTCAAACTAAGCAAAAAGCCACTTTTTTAGCGCCAGCTAAAGGTTTGCTTTTGAAAAAAATTTTTTATTGA
- a CDS encoding MATE family efflux transporter: MLLVFFFTLSPKQTIIGGFMIVQKKQQLAKEKFRIAEENQRKFFLEGNLWKVILYVTFPIMLYLVFQTFFNAYDIVVVNRNQTQNLYSDNFLSSMNRVHIVKEILMPFGASIATAGVILVGRTFGRKNTEKMRLYLAQTFVVSIIIGVIVTFLCTVVFKNIILHQFVDLSKISDQKQQNELTNYYLIIIASLVCIIINIVFLALERAKGNNKMVLWTTLVNVVVKIILSLVFWHFGENITSLAWATLAAHAIITLFVFWFLFFNQNNHLKIILKKFRFDKAFLKNLFILATPVCASIMTCSIGRMVISMIIKNNYDNGAGIDAQLILVVTVNNIFLNIINAFADSQNAIISPNLGQNNMTRVFDTFKKILIAIFVLAIIGSLVNIFCYPTILSWLTGKDNLTTENSPESCTFKILLYFETTALFLTCTSIILFSFFTCFKKTKVSLSMNLVRIIVGIFFLLLFKEAHIFKMDDDATKVGLSLLLGNLFCLIATLALFIPFYCRLKKENIILED, from the coding sequence ATGTTATTAGTATTTTTTTTTACATTATCACCAAAACAAACAATCATTGGAGGTTTTATGATAGTTCAAAAAAAACAGCAATTAGCTAAAGAAAAATTTAGAATCGCTGAAGAAAATCAAAGAAAGTTTTTTTTAGAAGGCAACTTATGGAAAGTCATTTTATATGTCACTTTTCCTATTATGCTTTATTTAGTTTTCCAAACTTTCTTTAACGCTTATGATATTGTAGTCGTTAATAGAAATCAAACACAAAATCTCTATTCAGATAATTTTTTATCGTCTATGAATCGGGTGCACATCGTTAAAGAAATTTTAATGCCTTTTGGGGCTTCAATCGCCACTGCCGGCGTTATTTTAGTTGGTCGAACTTTTGGACGCAAAAATACCGAAAAAATGCGTCTTTATTTAGCTCAAACCTTTGTGGTATCAATTATTATAGGAGTTATTGTTACTTTTTTATGTACTGTAGTTTTTAAAAACATTATTTTACATCAATTTGTTGATTTATCTAAGATCAGCGACCAAAAACAACAAAATGAATTAACCAATTATTATCTTATTATTATTGCTTCTCTGGTTTGCATTATCATTAATATCGTTTTTTTAGCTTTAGAACGAGCTAAAGGTAATAATAAAATGGTTTTATGGACAACTTTAGTCAATGTTGTTGTTAAAATCATTTTATCTTTGGTTTTTTGGCACTTCGGAGAAAATATCACTTCTTTAGCTTGGGCAACTTTGGCTGCTCATGCTATCATCACTTTATTTGTTTTTTGGTTTTTGTTTTTCAACCAAAACAATCATTTAAAAATTATTTTGAAAAAATTTCGTTTTGACAAAGCTTTTTTAAAAAACCTTTTTATCTTAGCTACTCCTGTTTGTGCTAGTATTATGACTTGTAGTATTGGTCGAATGGTTATTAGTATGATTATTAAAAATAATTATGATAACGGAGCGGGGATTGATGCTCAATTAATTTTAGTAGTTACTGTTAATAATATTTTTTTAAATATTATTAATGCCTTTGCTGATTCCCAGAATGCTATTATTTCTCCAAATTTAGGTCAAAATAACATGACTCGTGTTTTTGATACCTTCAAAAAGATTCTTATTGCTATCTTTGTGTTAGCGATCATCGGTAGTTTAGTTAATATTTTTTGTTATCCAACTATTTTGTCTTGGTTAACTGGCAAAGACAATTTAACTACCGAGAACTCTCCTGAATCATGTACTTTTAAAATATTATTGTATTTCGAAACAACAGCCTTATTTTTAACTTGTACTTCTATCATTTTATTTAGTTTTTTTACCTGCTTTAAAAAAACCAAAGTTTCTTTAAGTATGAATTTAGTAAGAATTATTGTTGGTATTTTTTTTCTACTACTTTTTAAAGAGGCTCATATTTTTAAAATGGATGATGATGCCACTAAAGTTGGTTTAAGTCTTTTGTTAGGTAATTTATTCTGTCTGATTGCCACTTTAGCCTTATTCATTCCTTTTTATTGCCGACTTAAAAAAGAAAATATTATTTTAGAAGATTAA
- a CDS encoding TldD/PmbA family protein: protein MISKEEIQKILNLSLQQGADFAELFFENTNSDFLKIIGDKVVGAKYSNIFGVGIRLLQGLDEVYGYTNQTDYDSILSLVLKMRQSFQGKATLAIPLKESQKIPNSTQKHFNSMSKLQKAQILLKLSKIIKDYDASIIQSIVTLNEKEQHVLIANSLGVYQKDTRNYIRCSMSAFAQENEEMQEGSQALGRSMGLEFFDQIDLESLAISAASQAVSLLQASSLQPQTMPVVINHGFGGVIFHEACGHPLEATAIAKGLSPFNNKLNQKVASEVVSAYDDGTIEGAWGSLNFDDEGHKTQKNLLIEKGILKGYLVDYRNGRKMKTQATGSSRRQSYKYSPTSRMNSTYIEKGNETPEQIIKDTPYGLYAKSLGGGTVIPATGEFNFVVNEGYLIENGKLTTHVKGAMLIGHGADILQKIDRVANDLVLGQGMCGSLSGSIPVDVGQPTIRVKEMIVGGTKTK from the coding sequence ATGATAAGTAAAGAAGAAATTCAAAAGATTTTAAACTTATCGTTACAGCAAGGCGCAGATTTTGCTGAATTATTTTTTGAAAATACTAACTCTGATTTTCTTAAGATCATAGGAGATAAAGTAGTAGGTGCCAAGTATAGCAATATTTTTGGAGTAGGTATCCGTTTATTACAAGGTTTAGATGAAGTTTATGGTTATACCAACCAAACAGATTATGATAGTATTTTATCTTTGGTTTTAAAGATGAGACAATCTTTTCAAGGTAAAGCCACTTTGGCTATCCCTTTGAAAGAATCGCAAAAGATACCCAATTCTACGCAAAAACACTTTAACTCCATGTCTAAACTCCAAAAAGCACAAATTTTATTAAAACTATCAAAAATAATAAAAGATTATGATGCTAGTATTATTCAATCAATAGTTACTCTTAACGAAAAAGAACAACATGTTTTAATTGCAAATAGTTTAGGGGTTTATCAAAAAGATACAAGAAATTATATTCGTTGCTCCATGTCGGCTTTCGCTCAAGAAAACGAAGAAATGCAAGAAGGCAGTCAAGCACTAGGTAGATCTATGGGTTTAGAATTTTTTGATCAAATTGATTTAGAAAGTTTAGCTATTAGTGCTGCTAGTCAAGCAGTTTCATTATTGCAAGCTTCATCTTTGCAGCCGCAAACAATGCCTGTTGTAATTAATCACGGCTTTGGTGGAGTAATTTTTCATGAAGCTTGTGGTCATCCTTTAGAGGCTACTGCGATTGCTAAAGGTTTGTCGCCTTTTAACAACAAACTTAACCAAAAAGTTGCTTCCGAAGTGGTTAGTGCTTATGATGATGGTACGATTGAAGGAGCTTGGGGGAGCCTTAATTTTGATGATGAAGGACACAAGACCCAAAAAAATCTTTTGATTGAAAAAGGCATTTTAAAAGGATATTTAGTCGATTATCGCAACGGTCGCAAAATGAAAACACAAGCTACGGGTTCTTCACGCAGACAATCTTATAAATATTCTCCTACTTCTCGGATGAATTCAACTTACATTGAAAAAGGCAACGAAACGCCTGAACAAATTATCAAAGATACTCCTTACGGTCTATATGCCAAAAGTTTAGGTGGAGGAACAGTGATACCTGCTACTGGAGAATTTAATTTTGTTGTCAACGAAGGTTATCTGATCGAAAACGGGAAATTAACGACCCACGTCAAAGGGGCGATGTTAATCGGTCATGGCGCTGATATCTTACAAAAAATTGATCGTGTTGCCAATGATTTAGTTTTGGGTCAAGGGATGTGCGGTTCACTTTCTGGTTCTATTCCAGTTGATGTCGGTCAGCCTACTATTAGAGTAAAAGAGATGATTGTAGGAGGAACAAAGACCAAATGA